Proteins found in one Roseimicrobium gellanilyticum genomic segment:
- a CDS encoding SMI1/KNR4 family protein translates to MNVLTIKVGTSELRCRSSRNNRCAVPRKGGAIEMGLSADIAMQFCGRQITAAELDAFEGRHGVSLPKGYRKFMRAYNGGMVSPLAHFTFLDRDYCLHSLYSLNDNFPYELDRMCKSLNWEMAYSLGHLCFGRDPGGSEFFIATRGPDSGAIHFVDREEALGLGVVRIADSFRQLMEGLVPA, encoded by the coding sequence ATGAACGTCCTGACAATCAAAGTCGGTACCAGCGAGCTCAGATGCCGGAGCTCCAGAAACAACCGTTGCGCGGTGCCCCGTAAGGGGGGAGCGATTGAAATGGGCCTGAGCGCTGACATAGCAATGCAATTCTGCGGTAGACAAATCACCGCAGCTGAACTTGACGCCTTCGAAGGCAGGCACGGCGTATCTTTGCCGAAGGGCTACCGGAAGTTCATGCGCGCATACAATGGGGGGATGGTAAGCCCTTTGGCGCACTTCACGTTTTTAGATCGGGACTACTGCTTACATTCGCTTTACTCGCTGAATGACAACTTCCCTTACGAGCTTGATCGCATGTGTAAGTCGCTGAACTGGGAGATGGCGTACAGCTTGGGTCATCTCTGCTTTGGTCGGGACCCCGGCGGTTCCGAGTTCTTTATCGCCACACGGGGTCCGGACAGTGGCGCCATCCACTTTGTGGATCGTGAGGAGGCTTTGGGGTTGGGTGTCGTGAGAATTGCAGACTCCTTTCGGCAGTTGATGGAAGGGCTAGTTCCTGCCTGA